One genomic segment of Streptomyces sp. RKND-216 includes these proteins:
- the kynU gene encoding kynureninase — protein sequence MSETTTVAGAARRGDPAEEAAALDAGDRLAAKRAEFVLDDTVYLDGNSLGALPAGVPDRVADVIRREWGEMRIRSWTESGWWEAPERIGDRIAPLVGAAPGQVVVSDSTSVNVFKAVVGAVRIAQEDAPGRTEVLVDASTFPTDGYIAESAARMTGCTVRPVPAGEMAAEAGPYTAVMLVNHVDYRTGELADLSGTTRAAHRAGARVVWDVCHTAGALPVDLDAHGVDFAVGCTYKYLNGGPGAPAFLYVRADLAERFDSPLPGWNSHVDPFAMASVYAAGEGAVRGRVGTPDILSLLALEESLKVWDGVDIADVRAKSLALTDFFVRCVEAYVPDGRVHVITPTAHERRGSQVALRCPDAGEVMTELIARGVVGDYRRPDVLRFGFTPLYTSFADAERAARVLAEVLAEATTPGGPA from the coding sequence ATGTCTGAGACCACCACAGTCGCGGGCGCAGCCCGCCGCGGCGACCCCGCCGAGGAGGCCGCCGCCCTCGACGCCGGCGACCGTCTCGCCGCCAAGCGCGCCGAGTTCGTCCTCGACGACACCGTCTACCTGGACGGCAACTCGCTGGGCGCGCTGCCCGCCGGGGTGCCCGACCGGGTCGCCGACGTGATCCGGCGGGAGTGGGGCGAGATGCGCATCCGCTCCTGGACCGAGTCCGGCTGGTGGGAGGCCCCCGAGCGGATCGGCGATCGCATCGCCCCGCTCGTCGGCGCAGCCCCCGGCCAGGTCGTGGTGTCCGACTCCACCAGCGTCAATGTGTTCAAGGCCGTCGTCGGTGCCGTCCGCATCGCGCAGGAGGACGCCCCCGGCCGCACCGAGGTCCTGGTGGACGCCTCCACGTTCCCCACGGACGGCTACATCGCCGAGTCCGCGGCCCGCATGACGGGCTGCACCGTGCGTCCGGTCCCGGCGGGCGAGATGGCCGCCGAGGCCGGCCCGTACACGGCCGTGATGCTGGTCAACCACGTCGACTACCGCACCGGCGAACTCGCCGACCTGTCCGGCACGACCCGGGCGGCCCACCGGGCCGGCGCGCGCGTGGTGTGGGACGTGTGCCACACCGCGGGTGCACTCCCCGTCGACCTGGACGCGCACGGCGTCGACTTCGCCGTCGGCTGCACCTACAAGTACCTCAACGGCGGCCCCGGCGCGCCCGCGTTCCTGTACGTGCGCGCCGACCTGGCCGAGCGCTTCGACTCGCCGCTGCCGGGCTGGAACTCGCACGTCGACCCGTTCGCCATGGCCTCGGTCTACGCGGCGGGCGAGGGCGCGGTGCGCGGCCGCGTCGGCACGCCCGACATCCTGTCGCTGCTCGCGCTCGAGGAGTCGCTGAAGGTCTGGGACGGCGTCGACATCGCGGACGTGCGTGCGAAGTCCCTCGCCCTGACGGACTTCTTCGTCCGCTGCGTCGAGGCGTACGTACCGGACGGACGGGTGCACGTCATCACCCCGACCGCGCACGAACGGCGCGGCAGCCAGGTCGCGCTGCGCTGCCCGGACGCGGGCGAGGTGATGACGGAGCTGATCGCGCGCGGCGTCGTCGGCGACTACCGCCGGCCCGACGTGCTGCGCTTCGGCTTCACTCCGCTCTACACCTCGTTCGCCGACGCCGAGCGCGCCGCGCGCGTGCTCGCAGAGGTGCTGGCCGAGGCCACGACGCCGGGCGGCCCGGCTTGA
- a CDS encoding tryptophan 2,3-dioxygenase family protein encodes MSHETGVPAGQPSPDAPAPEPQTDEVQAPELDFHGTTPYEDYVQADVLTHLQHPLSDDPGEMAFLVTTQVMELWFTLIVHEWETAARSLRGDDLNGALAALKRSTYELQSLNASWEPIAHLTPAQFNAYRSALGEGSGFQSAMYRRLEFLLGEKSASMLVPHRGAPRVHAELEKALHQPSLYDEVLHYLSRHGQDVPAQVLERDVSRKYEPDAAVEAVWAGVYTAEGDGDRELVRLGEALTEVAELVWRWRNDHLVATRRAMGSKVGTGGSAGVAWLEKRATKNVFPELWTARSHV; translated from the coding sequence ATGTCCCACGAAACCGGCGTTCCCGCCGGTCAGCCGTCCCCGGACGCACCCGCGCCCGAGCCGCAGACCGACGAGGTACAGGCCCCCGAGCTGGACTTCCACGGCACCACCCCGTACGAGGACTACGTACAGGCGGACGTGCTCACCCACCTCCAGCACCCGCTCTCCGACGACCCGGGCGAGATGGCCTTCCTGGTCACCACGCAGGTCATGGAGTTGTGGTTCACGCTGATCGTCCACGAGTGGGAGACCGCTGCGCGGTCGTTGCGCGGGGACGACCTGAACGGCGCGCTCGCCGCGCTGAAGCGTTCGACCTACGAGTTGCAGTCGCTGAACGCGTCCTGGGAGCCGATAGCCCACCTCACCCCCGCGCAGTTCAACGCCTACCGCTCCGCCCTCGGTGAGGGCAGCGGCTTCCAGTCCGCCATGTACCGGCGGCTGGAGTTCCTGCTCGGTGAGAAGTCCGCCTCCATGCTGGTGCCGCACCGCGGCGCCCCCCGCGTGCACGCCGAGCTGGAGAAGGCCCTGCACCAGCCCAGCCTCTACGACGAGGTGCTGCACTACCTGTCCCGGCACGGCCAGGACGTGCCCGCGCAGGTGCTGGAGCGGGACGTGTCGCGCAAGTACGAGCCCGACGCGGCCGTCGAGGCCGTGTGGGCCGGCGTCTACACGGCGGAGGGCGACGGCGATCGGGAGCTGGTCCGCCTCGGCGAGGCGCTGACCGAGGTCGCCGAACTCGTCTGGCGCTGGCGCAACGACCACCTGGTCGCCACCCGCCGCGCCATGGGCTCGAAGGTCGGCACCGGCGGCTCCGCCGGCGTCGCCTGGCTCGAGAAGCGCGCCACCAAGAATGTGTTCCCCGAGCTCTGGACGGCCCGCAGCCATGTCTGA
- a CDS encoding alpha/beta hydrolase: protein MSDAPGTGQADREWAALSGLPPVAPDRTLRYGDHPSQVIDQYGPPDGPRVTVLHGGYWREAYDRSHLTPFAGALAAHGWTVDLVEYRRIGGDGGWPRTADDVDAALGALRAPPHVLLGHSAGGQLALWAAWKRDRAAAARVLAVAPVADLARAHALGLSEGAVAEFLGGEEHVAARLPEADPMRLFPRVPVEILHGTADPDVPVELSRRYAADWGARLHLLPATGHFAPLTPGTPAFHVLLDALR, encoded by the coding sequence TTGAGCGACGCCCCCGGCACAGGGCAGGCCGACCGGGAGTGGGCCGCGCTGAGCGGCCTGCCCCCGGTCGCCCCCGACCGCACCCTGCGCTACGGCGACCACCCCTCGCAGGTGATCGACCAGTACGGCCCGCCCGACGGCCCCCGCGTCACCGTGCTGCACGGCGGCTACTGGCGGGAGGCGTACGACCGCTCCCACCTCACGCCGTTCGCGGGGGCGCTGGCCGCGCACGGCTGGACCGTCGACCTGGTGGAGTACCGCCGGATCGGCGGCGACGGCGGCTGGCCGCGTACGGCCGACGACGTCGACGCCGCGCTGGGCGCCCTCCGCGCACCCCCGCACGTGCTGCTCGGCCACTCCGCGGGCGGCCAGCTCGCGCTGTGGGCGGCGTGGAAGCGGGACCGCGCGGCGGCAGCCCGCGTGCTGGCCGTCGCGCCGGTCGCCGACCTGGCCCGCGCCCACGCCCTCGGCCTGAGCGAGGGTGCCGTCGCGGAGTTCCTGGGCGGCGAGGAGCACGTCGCGGCGCGGCTGCCGGAGGCCGACCCGATGCGCCTCTTCCCCCGCGTCCCGGTGGAGATCCTGCACGGCACCGCCGACCCCGACGTCCCCGTCGAGCTCTCCCGCCGCTACGCGGCCGACTGGGGCGCCCGCCTCCACCTCCTCCCCGCCACCGGTCACTTCGCCCCCCTCACCCCCGGCACCCCCGCCTTCCACGTCCTCCTCGACGCCCTGCGCTGA
- a CDS encoding DUF397 domain-containing protein — protein sequence MHLDWHKSSYSEDSDGNCLEVARHEDGLLIRESDDPDVIADLGTAAARAFLGYVRHMPLHSSK from the coding sequence GTGCATCTCGACTGGCACAAGTCCTCCTACTCCGAGGACTCCGACGGTAACTGTTTGGAGGTCGCCCGGCACGAGGACGGCCTCCTCATACGGGAGAGCGACGATCCCGACGTCATAGCCGACCTCGGTACGGCGGCAGCGAGAGCCTTCCTCGGTTACGTCAGGCATATGCCGCTTCACTCTTCGAAGTGA